A stretch of DNA from Pseudonocardia hierapolitana:
CCGGCGGGAGCGTCGACCACGGGAAGTTGATCCACCGGTCGGTGCGCCGCCACACGTACTCGCACTGCACGCTGCTGTGCGGCTTCTCGTACACCACGGCGCAGCGCACGTCGGCCACGTGCTCGCCGCAGAAGTCCCGCACGAGCTTGAGCGTGGCGCCGGTGTCGGCGACGTCGTCGGCCACGAGCACGCGGGCCCCGGACAGGTCCACGACGTTCGGCACCGGTGGCAGCATGATCGGCACCGGGAGCCGCTCGTCCACGCCCGTGTAGAACTCGACGTTCGCCACGTGCAGGTTCTTGACGTCGAGGGCGTAACCGAGCGCGCCGGCCACGAACAGGCCGCCGCGCGCGATCGACAGGATGATGTCGGCCTCGTAACCGTCGGCGGCGATCTGCTCGGCGAGCTCGCGGGAGGCGGCGCCGAAGAGCTCCCATGTGAGCTCCTCACGTGGCTCGCTCACGTCATCTCCTCGCTGACGCTCGTCGGTCGCGCTCGCGACGCTGCTGCGTAGAACTGGGAGCTCGCAAGCTCGCTCACGTGCGCACCGGCCCGTCGCTCACGGCCTCGTCACCGGCCGGGCCTGTGGGGCGTTCCGCCGCAGGCGGCGGCTCCGCGACCGGTCGGTCGGCCCGCAGCACGGTGGGTGTGCGGTGCACCAGCCGGCCGGCGCCCCAGCAGGCGACCCGCCAGAACGCCTCGACGACGATGGAGGTGTCCATCTTCGACGATCCGCGCTCGCGCTCGGTGAAGGTGATCGGCACCTCGCGCACGCGGAACCCCCCGAGCACGGCGCGCCACGCCATGTCGATCTGGAAGCAGTAGCCCTGCGAGGCGATCTGGTCGAGGTCGAGCTCTTCGAGGACCTGCCTGCGGAACACCCGGAAGCCTGCGGTGATGTCCTTGATCGGCACGCCCAGCGCCACCCGCGAGTACAGGTTCCCCGCGCGGGAGATCAGCTGCCGGCGCGCGGGCCAGTTGCGCACGATGCCCCCGGGGACGTACCGGGAACCGAGCACGACGTCGGCGTCCTCGAGGGCCGCGATCAGGGCCGGGAGGTCCTCCGGCGGGTGCGAGCCGTCGGCGTCCATCTCGACGACGATCTGGTAGTCGCCGAGCAGCGCCGTGGCGAACCCCGCCAGGTAGGCGGCGCCCAGGCCTTGCTTGCCCTCGCGGTGCAGGACCTTGACGCGCGGGTCGGCGGCGGCCATCTCGTCGGCGAGCTCGCCGGTGCCGTCCGGGCTGGCGTCGTCGACGACCAGGACGTCGGCCTCGGGCACGGCGGCGTGCAGCCTCGCCACGACCGGGCCCAGGTTGTCCCGCTCCTGGTAGGTGGGGATCACCACCAGTATCCGGTCCCTCGGCTCAGCCATCCTCGTCCCTTCCCGCACGCCTCACCGCGCGACGCCTGGTCGCGATCCCCGCACCGATCGCGAGCACCCCCAGGGCGGTCAGCGCCCATTCGGGTGCGGACCGCCATCGGGTGGCCAGCGTAGTGGTG
This window harbors:
- a CDS encoding phosphoribosyltransferase — protein: MSEPREELTWELFGAASRELAEQIAADGYEADIILSIARGGLFVAGALGYALDVKNLHVANVEFYTGVDERLPVPIMLPPVPNVVDLSGARVLVADDVADTGATLKLVRDFCGEHVADVRCAVVYEKPHSSVQCEYVWRRTDRWINFPWSTLPPVVKRAEQVLDA
- a CDS encoding polyprenol monophosphomannose synthase, which codes for MAEPRDRILVVIPTYQERDNLGPVVARLHAAVPEADVLVVDDASPDGTGELADEMAAADPRVKVLHREGKQGLGAAYLAGFATALLGDYQIVVEMDADGSHPPEDLPALIAALEDADVVLGSRYVPGGIVRNWPARRQLISRAGNLYSRVALGVPIKDITAGFRVFRRQVLEELDLDQIASQGYCFQIDMAWRAVLGGFRVREVPITFTERERGSSKMDTSIVVEAFWRVACWGAGRLVHRTPTVLRADRPVAEPPPAAERPTGPAGDEAVSDGPVRT